In Nitrosarchaeum sp., the following proteins share a genomic window:
- a CDS encoding trans-sialidase: protein MATKKQTKQDLENKIAELEAKLDKLATQLEAKPAPKPAEVAKPAETKPAEVAKPAPKPAEVAKPAEVTKPKGVLPKGSEPKPADVPKPSETKASPPATVQAALENAYQNAKMTDFHWYRAHVTGYSPAPNRYFVRRTAPVGKVPSGNWNDQKAKVPGYTQPSNQYFATRPRLAYHPADKTFGGFSGVTMTVDGVVAQAQTQQAPPKPAEVAKPKGTLPKGTEQAKVTSTTESSGKSRKEQLEEYEQEYLQRIEQQRIEDEKRYQEAVVEEVKTRTNKTHGALPKGFEAKAAPEPPKTSKGTLPKGF from the coding sequence ATGGCAACTAAAAAGCAAACAAAACAAGATCTTGAAAACAAGATTGCCGAATTAGAAGCTAAATTAGATAAATTGGCAACACAGCTTGAAGCAAAACCAGCACCAAAACCAGCTGAGGTTGCAAAACCAGCTGAGACAAAACCAGCCGAGGTTGCAAAACCAGCACCAAAACCAGCTGAGGTTGCAAAACCTGCTGAGGTTACAAAACCAAAAGGCGTATTGCCAAAAGGTTCTGAACCAAAACCAGCAGATGTGCCAAAACCATCTGAGACAAAAGCATCACCACCAGCTACTGTACAAGCAGCTTTAGAGAATGCTTATCAAAATGCCAAAATGACCGATTTTCATTGGTATAGGGCACATGTAACGGGTTATTCTCCAGCTCCAAACAGATACTTTGTAAGAAGAACTGCTCCTGTAGGTAAAGTACCATCAGGAAATTGGAATGATCAAAAAGCTAAAGTTCCTGGATATACACAACCATCAAACCAGTACTTTGCAACAAGACCTAGACTTGCATATCATCCAGCAGATAAAACATTTGGAGGTTTCAGTGGTGTGACAATGACAGTTGATGGAGTAGTTGCACAAGCTCAAACACAACAAGCACCTCCAAAACCAGCTGAGGTTGCAAAACCAAAAGGTACCTTGCCAAAAGGAACAGAACAAGCTAAAGTGACATCTACAACTGAAAGTTCTGGAAAGTCAAGAAAAGAACAATTAGAAGAATATGAACAAGAGTATCTCCAAAGAATAGAACAACAAAGAATTGAAGACGAGAAGAGATACCAAGAAGCTGTTGTTGAAGAAGTAAAAACTAGAACAAATAAAACTCATGGTGCTTTACCAAAAGGATTTGAAGCAAAAGCAGCTCCTGAACCACCAAAAACTTCTAAAGGCACATTGCCAAAAGGATTCTAA
- the bcp gene encoding thioredoxin-dependent thiol peroxidase: MLEEGESVPKFEVKDANGNSVKSSDFKGKKHVIYFYPKDFTPGCTTEADEFSKDYKKFQKAGIEIIGVSPDDVDSHKKFCDKMGIKYPLLADVDKTISKGFGVWGKKQFMGREYMGVARSTFLVDEKGKIFKVYPKVKPAGHSKEVLDDFLKLN, translated from the coding sequence ATGTTAGAAGAAGGAGAATCGGTTCCAAAATTTGAAGTAAAAGATGCAAACGGAAACAGTGTCAAATCAAGTGATTTTAAGGGTAAAAAGCATGTCATCTATTTTTATCCAAAAGATTTCACTCCGGGTTGTACAACAGAAGCAGATGAGTTTTCCAAAGATTATAAAAAATTTCAAAAAGCTGGAATTGAGATCATAGGAGTCAGTCCAGATGATGTGGATTCACATAAGAAATTTTGTGATAAAATGGGAATAAAATATCCACTTCTTGCAGATGTAGATAAAACAATTTCAAAAGGATTTGGAGTTTGGGGTAAAAAGCAATTCATGGGGAGAGAATACATGGGAGTAGCAAGAAGCACATTTTTAGTTGATGAGAAAGGAAAAATTTTCAAAGTATATCCTAAAGTAAAACCGGCAGGACATTCAAAAGAAGTGTTAGATGATTTTTTAAAATTAAATTAA
- a CDS encoding MIP family channel protein: MVNPRAYLAEAIATYGLVFFGPLSVIIAVASFGETLTTQSVLFISLGHGGAIALMVYAFGHVSGAHINPAVTIPMMITKKIGIKDGIGYIISQLIGAVAAAATLKAILPELGAKVNFGTQGGPSELINNSISSGFAIEAILTFFLVLVIFMTAVHKKASPGWHGFSIGGMVFLIHLVAVPLTGASVNPARTFGPALISGAWEFQWLYWAAPILGGIIAGLIMNYVYVNKVEKEA; the protein is encoded by the coding sequence ATGGTTAACCCAAGAGCATATCTTGCAGAAGCAATTGCAACATATGGTTTAGTATTTTTTGGTCCGCTTTCTGTAATTATTGCAGTAGCCTCTTTTGGAGAAACTCTGACAACCCAATCTGTATTGTTTATTTCACTTGGCCATGGTGGTGCAATCGCTCTTATGGTTTATGCATTTGGACATGTATCTGGAGCTCACATCAATCCAGCAGTTACAATTCCTATGATGATTACTAAAAAAATTGGAATTAAAGATGGTATTGGATATATTATTTCACAATTAATCGGTGCAGTTGCAGCAGCAGCAACTCTTAAAGCAATTTTGCCAGAACTTGGCGCAAAAGTTAACTTTGGTACGCAAGGCGGTCCAAGTGAACTTATCAATAACAGTATAAGCTCTGGATTTGCAATAGAAGCAATTTTGACTTTCTTCTTAGTACTGGTAATTTTCATGACAGCCGTTCATAAAAAAGCATCACCTGGATGGCATGGATTTTCAATTGGTGGAATGGTGTTTTTGATTCACCTCGTTGCAGTTCCATTAACTGGCGCATCTGTAAATCCTGCAAGAACATTTGGTCCTGCATTGATTTCCGGAGCTTGGGAGTTTCAATGGTTGTATTGGGCAGCACCAATTCTAGGTGGCATAATTGCAGGTTTGATCATGAATTATGTCTATGTCAACAAGGTCGAAAAAGAAGCATAA
- a CDS encoding DNA-3-methyladenine glycosylase I translates to MKTRCQWAKDELNIEYHDNEWGKPQHDDRKLFEFLILEGAQAGLTWTTILKRRDGYRKAFSDFDPVKVSKYTEKHIKNLLNNPAIIRNKLKINSVINNAKLFVKIQEEFGSFDKFIWSFVNNTTITNNFKRLSDIPASTDISKKMSDDLKKYGFNFVGPTICYAFMQAVGMVNDHTSDCFLHKK, encoded by the coding sequence ATGAAAACTAGATGTCAATGGGCAAAGGATGAACTTAACATAGAATATCATGATAATGAATGGGGAAAACCTCAACACGATGATCGTAAATTATTTGAATTTTTAATTTTAGAGGGAGCTCAGGCTGGCTTAACTTGGACTACTATTCTTAAACGACGAGATGGATATAGAAAAGCATTCTCTGACTTTGATCCAGTTAAAGTGTCAAAGTATACAGAAAAACATATCAAAAATTTACTAAATAATCCTGCAATAATCCGCAATAAATTAAAAATTAACTCTGTAATTAATAACGCAAAACTCTTTGTAAAAATTCAAGAGGAGTTTGGTTCATTTGACAAATTCATTTGGAGTTTTGTTAATAATACAACAATAACCAACAATTTCAAAAGACTTTCTGATATACCCGCATCCACGGATATATCCAAAAAAATGAGCGATGATTTGAAAAAATATGGATTTAATTTTGTCGGTCCAACAATTTGTTATGCTTTCATGCAAGCTGTAGGTATGGTAAACGATCATACAAGTGACTGTTTTTTACATAAAAAATAA
- a CDS encoding carbonic anhydrase: MGDGKFATSISCMDGRIQFPLAKWIKENYSVDYVDTITEPGVDKKIAEDSSHESIKSKIGISVNIHKSKLIVVSGHYDCAGNPVSDEKHMSQIKDGVKVISSWKFDANVIGVWVDKNWNVVLL, translated from the coding sequence ATGGGTGATGGAAAATTTGCCACCTCTATTTCTTGCATGGATGGAAGAATTCAATTTCCTTTGGCAAAATGGATTAAAGAAAACTATTCTGTCGATTACGTTGATACCATAACAGAACCTGGAGTTGACAAGAAAATAGCAGAAGATTCTAGTCATGAATCAATAAAATCAAAAATTGGAATATCTGTAAATATTCATAAGTCTAAATTAATTGTTGTATCTGGACATTATGATTGTGCTGGAAATCCAGTATCTGATGAAAAACACATGTCTCAAATAAAAGATGGAGTTAAAGTGATTTCCTCTTGGAAATTTGATGCAAATGTGATTGGTGTTTGGGTTGACAAAAATTGGAATGTTGTTCTTCTATAA
- a CDS encoding ferritin, producing the protein MKISKNMQSGLNNQILLEANASNTYLSMASWCEVTGYEGGASFFYAQSDEERTHMLKIIHYLNNMGISAKIPATKLPTSDFKSLESILKLALKNEQAVTSAIHKLVEIALKDKDHSTNVFLEWFVNEQVQEETKFETLIQKFELIGRDKIAINEIDKILASSATATAPAESV; encoded by the coding sequence ATGAAAATCTCTAAAAATATGCAAAGTGGATTAAATAATCAAATCTTGTTGGAAGCAAATGCTTCAAATACATATTTGTCAATGGCCTCTTGGTGTGAAGTAACTGGATACGAGGGTGGTGCTAGTTTCTTTTATGCTCAATCCGATGAAGAAAGAACTCATATGCTAAAAATAATTCATTACTTAAACAACATGGGAATTTCTGCAAAAATTCCTGCAACTAAATTACCTACATCTGATTTTAAATCATTAGAATCAATTTTGAAATTGGCATTAAAAAACGAACAAGCAGTTACTTCTGCAATACACAAACTAGTTGAAATTGCATTAAAGGATAAAGATCATTCTACCAATGTATTTCTAGAATGGTTTGTCAATGAACAAGTTCAAGAAGAAACAAAATTTGAGACATTGATACAAAAGTTTGAATTGATTGGAAGAGATAAGATTGCTATAAACGAAATAGATAAAATTTTGGCATCATCTGCTACTGCAACAGCACCTGCCGAATCAGTCTAG
- a CDS encoding DNA repair protein, translating into MGLFGKKKEQEEKTYEKNEESVLKESLETEVEGLQIEFRTKQEEIGNITKKLQSVKEEYDEATSKLMEIKRESNQKKLELDTIYLEYKNIKTKINDSEEKFNKNKKIIEEIDRAEINLTKKNQELEKITKEYEDIKEKITEGQSELHEIRAQQIQAQKELEEITSRLYNAKHDVKNTQENIDGETGIFTSKEKEFIEGEITDKKATKGIIEAASAVVGGLKSKLSKAEKELETLHVLLDKERREHAQTREELEKLKEKTESKE; encoded by the coding sequence ATGGGTCTTTTTGGAAAGAAAAAGGAGCAAGAAGAAAAAACATATGAAAAAAATGAAGAGAGTGTTCTAAAAGAATCACTTGAAACAGAAGTAGAAGGACTACAAATTGAATTTAGAACAAAACAAGAAGAGATTGGCAATATTACAAAAAAGCTACAAAGTGTAAAAGAAGAATACGATGAAGCAACTAGTAAATTAATGGAGATAAAGAGAGAATCAAATCAAAAAAAATTAGAACTTGATACAATATACTTGGAATACAAAAATATCAAAACAAAAATAAATGATTCAGAAGAAAAATTCAATAAAAATAAAAAAATTATTGAGGAAATAGACAGAGCAGAGATCAACCTTACAAAAAAGAATCAAGAACTTGAAAAGATCACAAAAGAGTATGAGGATATTAAAGAAAAAATTACTGAAGGGCAATCAGAATTACATGAAATACGTGCACAGCAGATTCAAGCACAAAAAGAGTTAGAAGAGATTACTTCAAGACTGTATAATGCAAAACATGATGTAAAAAATACACAGGAAAATATCGATGGTGAAACTGGAATTTTCACCTCTAAAGAAAAAGAATTCATTGAAGGAGAAATTACAGATAAAAAAGCAACTAAAGGCATAATCGAAGCTGCTAGTGCGGTGGTTGGAGGATTAAAATCAAAACTAAGTAAGGCAGAAAAAGAGTTAGAAACACTTCATGTTCTATTAGACAAAGAGCGCAGAGAACATGCTCAAACTAGAGAGGAACTTGAAAAACTAAAAGAAAAGACAGAGTCTAAAGAGTAA
- the lysS gene encoding lysine--tRNA ligase, whose protein sequence is MSEQEIFGKGTWIDKLAHELLEREKTLGRSLELLRVESGLGASGVPHIGSLGDAVRAYGVKLALENYGFKSELIAYSDDLDGLRKIPEGFPDDLEKHIAKPVSLIPDPYGCHESYGMHMSSILLDGLDKMGIKYEFRRAKDTYKNGLLKEQIHTILQNSAKIGDKISELVGQEKYQKFLPYFPVCSNCDRLYTAEAFEYLENEKKVRYKCHDAEISSKTIKGCGHDGEADITKDLGKLAWKVEFAARWAAFDIRFEAYGKDIMDSVKVNDWVSDEILNFPHPHHVKYEMFLDKGGKKISKSLGNVVTGQKWMEFGSPKSILLLLYKRITGARELGFEDIPSLMNEYNELEDIFFGKIKVDNEAKLIKSKGLYEYVNLLNPPKQPSIHVNYRLLVELAKMFKENRTEMVMKKLLDYGVIKNSDPQIEKLIELAGNFADEFDQQEKTQVDMDESAKKVLKLLVDALNAEEEPEDIQNTIYQIAKSNGVEPKDFFRILYQIILGTSRGPKIGPLITDIGRKKVAKTISEYI, encoded by the coding sequence ATGTCAGAACAAGAAATTTTCGGCAAGGGAACTTGGATAGATAAATTAGCTCATGAGTTACTAGAGCGAGAAAAAACTCTTGGTAGAAGTTTAGAACTATTAAGAGTTGAAAGCGGACTTGGTGCTTCAGGAGTTCCACATATAGGAAGTTTAGGAGATGCAGTTAGGGCATATGGAGTAAAACTTGCATTAGAAAATTATGGATTCAAATCAGAATTAATTGCATATTCAGATGATCTAGACGGATTGAGAAAAATTCCGGAAGGATTTCCAGATGATTTAGAAAAACACATTGCTAAACCAGTTTCGTTGATTCCAGACCCTTACGGTTGTCATGAGTCATATGGAATGCACATGAGCAGTATTCTTTTAGATGGACTGGACAAAATGGGAATTAAATATGAATTCAGAAGAGCAAAAGATACCTACAAAAATGGATTGCTAAAAGAACAAATTCATACAATTTTACAAAACAGCGCAAAGATAGGAGATAAAATTTCAGAATTGGTAGGACAAGAGAAATATCAGAAATTTTTACCATACTTTCCAGTATGTTCAAATTGTGACCGGCTTTACACGGCAGAAGCATTTGAGTATCTAGAAAATGAGAAGAAGGTGAGATACAAGTGTCATGACGCAGAAATTAGCTCAAAAACGATCAAAGGTTGTGGACACGATGGAGAAGCAGACATCACAAAAGATCTTGGCAAATTAGCATGGAAAGTAGAATTTGCAGCAAGATGGGCAGCATTTGATATTAGATTTGAAGCGTATGGAAAAGACATCATGGATTCAGTAAAAGTAAACGACTGGGTCTCAGATGAGATTTTAAATTTTCCACATCCGCATCATGTAAAATATGAAATGTTTTTGGATAAAGGCGGAAAAAAGATTTCAAAATCATTAGGAAATGTGGTTACAGGACAAAAATGGATGGAGTTTGGAAGTCCAAAATCAATATTGTTACTACTTTACAAAAGAATTACAGGGGCAAGAGAGTTAGGATTTGAAGACATACCATCATTGATGAACGAGTATAATGAATTAGAAGACATATTTTTTGGAAAAATCAAGGTTGACAATGAGGCCAAATTAATAAAATCAAAGGGGCTCTACGAATATGTAAATTTACTAAATCCTCCAAAACAACCAAGCATACATGTCAATTATAGATTATTAGTGGAATTGGCAAAAATGTTCAAAGAAAACAGAACGGAAATGGTAATGAAAAAACTATTAGATTACGGTGTGATCAAAAATTCTGATCCACAAATAGAAAAATTAATCGAATTAGCTGGAAATTTTGCAGATGAGTTTGATCAGCAAGAAAAAACACAAGTAGATATGGATGAATCAGCCAAAAAAGTTTTAAAATTATTAGTAGATGCACTCAATGCAGAAGAAGAACCAGAAGACATTCAAAATACAATATATCAAATTGCAAAATCAAACGGTGTTGAACCAAAAGACTTCTTTAGAATTTTGTATCAGATAATACTAGGCACATCAAGAGGACCTAAAATTGGACCACTCATAACAGATATCGGAAGAAAGAAAGTCGCAAAAACAATTTCAGAATATATCTAA
- a CDS encoding tRNA uridine(34) 5-carboxymethylaminomethyl modification radical SAM/GNAT enzyme Elp3, with the protein MNKLDVLFSTACTEITQNLLTIKEPTKKQVKAEIKKICAKYALERIPRNHEILSTVKDADFFKLQKVLLKKPIKTASGVSVIALMPKPYACPHGRCTYCPGGIEFNSPNSYTGKEPSTLNAIQNEYDPKLQIISKIEKLIAFGHDPSKMEIVIVGGTFLFMPKDYQENFIKSCYDALNGIDSKNLEEAKLNNEHAKIRNVGFTIETKPDYCKQKHVDAMLYYGITRIEIGVQSLQDRVYQIVNRGHNYNDVTESFQISKDAGYKIVAHMMPGLPTMTPEGDIADFKKLFEDPELRPDMLKIYPSLVIENTPLYEEYKRGKYAPYSDHDMIKVLTEVKKNVPKWVRIMRVQREISPNEIIAGPKSGNLRQIVQQNLNKQGISCKCIRCREAGLSNKKTSEQDIKLNRINYDSSGGKEVFLSYEDSNESIYGFLRLRKPSNLAHRKEIEDNSCIVRELHVYGKSLKLGEKGENEIQHSGLGKNLMKEAEKISKEEFDATKLLVISAVGTREYYQKIGYSLYGPYMTKSLNKE; encoded by the coding sequence ATGAATAAACTAGATGTGTTATTTTCAACTGCGTGTACTGAAATAACACAGAACCTTTTGACAATTAAAGAACCAACTAAAAAACAAGTAAAGGCAGAAATTAAAAAAATATGTGCAAAATACGCACTAGAAAGAATTCCAAGAAATCATGAAATTCTTTCAACTGTAAAAGATGCTGATTTTTTTAAATTACAAAAAGTGCTGTTAAAGAAACCAATCAAAACGGCATCTGGAGTATCAGTAATTGCATTGATGCCAAAACCTTATGCATGCCCTCATGGAAGATGTACATATTGTCCAGGCGGAATAGAATTCAATTCGCCAAATAGCTACACTGGAAAAGAGCCATCAACACTTAACGCAATACAAAATGAATATGATCCTAAACTACAGATAATATCAAAAATTGAAAAATTAATTGCTTTTGGACATGATCCATCTAAAATGGAAATAGTAATTGTAGGAGGCACATTTTTGTTCATGCCAAAAGACTATCAAGAAAATTTTATCAAATCTTGCTATGATGCATTAAATGGAATTGATTCAAAAAATTTGGAAGAAGCTAAATTAAACAATGAACATGCAAAAATAAGAAACGTTGGATTTACAATTGAAACAAAACCAGACTATTGCAAGCAAAAACATGTTGATGCGATGTTATATTACGGGATTACTAGAATAGAGATAGGAGTTCAATCACTACAAGACAGAGTATACCAAATTGTTAACAGAGGGCATAATTACAATGATGTTACAGAGTCATTTCAAATTTCTAAAGATGCAGGATATAAAATTGTAGCACATATGATGCCCGGACTTCCTACAATGACACCAGAAGGAGATATTGCAGATTTTAAAAAATTGTTTGAAGACCCAGAACTTAGACCAGACATGTTGAAAATTTACCCATCACTAGTAATTGAAAATACACCACTCTATGAGGAATACAAACGAGGAAAATACGCGCCATATTCGGATCATGATATGATCAAAGTTTTAACCGAAGTAAAGAAAAATGTTCCAAAATGGGTCAGAATAATGAGAGTTCAAAGAGAGATATCACCAAATGAGATCATAGCAGGCCCAAAATCAGGAAATCTCAGACAGATAGTACAACAAAATCTAAACAAACAAGGTATTTCATGCAAATGCATTAGATGTAGAGAGGCAGGTTTGTCAAACAAAAAAACTAGTGAACAAGATATTAAATTAAACAGAATTAATTACGATTCATCGGGAGGAAAAGAAGTATTTTTGTCATATGAAGATTCAAATGAATCAATTTATGGATTTTTAAGATTAAGAAAACCAAGTAACCTTGCACATAGAAAAGAAATTGAAGATAATTCTTGCATTGTAAGAGAATTACACGTTTATGGTAAATCATTGAAGCTTGGTGAAAAAGGAGAAAATGAGATTCAGCATTCAGGATTGGGGAAAAATTTAATGAAAGAGGCTGAAAAAATTTCCAAAGAAGAATTTGATGCTACAAAACTACTAGTAATTAGCGCTGTAGGAACAAGAGAATATTATCAGAAAATAGGGTATTCGTTATATGGGCCATACATGACAAAATCGTTGAATAAAGAATAG